A single Bosea sp. PAMC 26642 DNA region contains:
- the glpD gene encoding glycerol-3-phosphate dehydrogenase, giving the protein MTGPVYDIAIIGGGVNGCSIARDAAGRGASIVLFEQGDLASATSSASTKLIHGGLRYLEHYEFRLVREALAEREVMWRAAPHIVWPLRFVLPHHDGLRPWWILRLGLFLYDHLGGRRLLPAARSLDLSRDAAGEALKPRFTRAFEYSDCWVEDSRLVVLNARDAAEHGATILPRTKVISARREAGHWLVTSQGPDGAEVTIRARALVNAAGPWVADVLNGIVPSNRPASVRLVQGSHIVVRRLFEHERCYIFQNADGRIVFAIPYENDLTLIGTTDKDYEGDPAEVAAGEDEIAYLCAAASDYFRHPITREDVVWTYSGVRPLYDDGASKAQEATRDYVLTLDEPDGGAPMLSVFGGKITTSRRLAEAAVAKLAGARSAAALPTLRAAPWTAAATLPGGDFPPDGFKALVAETCARRPWLDRDLARRLVRAYGTRAERILDGATGMADLGRVFGADLTEREVVYLMAQEWAASAHDVLFRRSKLGLRLSPAEREALDAFMRHPPAGQDASRALQAESRS; this is encoded by the coding sequence GTGACGGGTCCGGTCTACGACATCGCCATCATCGGCGGCGGGGTGAATGGCTGCAGCATCGCGCGCGATGCGGCCGGGCGCGGCGCTTCCATCGTGCTGTTCGAGCAGGGCGATCTCGCCAGCGCGACCTCCTCGGCCTCGACCAAGCTGATCCATGGCGGCCTGCGCTATCTCGAGCATTACGAGTTTCGGCTGGTGCGCGAGGCGCTGGCCGAGCGCGAGGTGATGTGGCGGGCAGCGCCCCATATCGTCTGGCCGCTGCGTTTCGTGCTGCCGCATCATGATGGCCTGCGGCCCTGGTGGATCCTGCGGCTCGGCCTCTTCCTCTATGACCATCTCGGCGGCCGCCGCCTGCTGCCGGCCGCTCGCTCGCTCGATCTCAGCCGCGATGCCGCGGGCGAAGCGCTGAAGCCGCGCTTCACCAGGGCCTTTGAATATTCCGATTGCTGGGTCGAGGATTCGCGCCTCGTCGTACTCAATGCGCGCGATGCGGCCGAGCATGGCGCGACCATACTGCCGCGCACCAAGGTAATCTCGGCCCGCCGCGAGGCCGGGCATTGGCTGGTCACCTCCCAAGGCCCCGACGGTGCCGAGGTCACGATCCGCGCCCGCGCGCTCGTCAATGCCGCCGGCCCCTGGGTCGCCGATGTGCTGAACGGCATCGTGCCGAGCAACCGGCCGGCCTCGGTCCGGCTGGTCCAGGGCAGCCATATCGTCGTGCGCCGGCTGTTCGAGCATGAGCGCTGCTACATCTTCCAGAACGCCGATGGGCGCATCGTCTTCGCCATCCCCTACGAGAACGACCTCACCCTGATCGGCACGACCGACAAGGACTACGAGGGCGATCCGGCTGAGGTCGCGGCCGGTGAGGACGAGATCGCCTATCTCTGCGCCGCGGCGAGCGATTATTTCCGCCACCCGATCACGCGCGAGGATGTGGTCTGGACCTATTCCGGCGTGCGCCCGCTCTATGACGACGGCGCCAGCAAGGCGCAGGAAGCCACGCGCGACTATGTGCTGACGCTGGACGAGCCGGACGGCGGAGCCCCGATGCTCTCGGTTTTCGGCGGCAAGATCACGACCTCGCGCCGCCTTGCCGAAGCCGCCGTGGCCAAGCTCGCCGGCGCCAGATCCGCCGCTGCCCTGCCGACTTTGCGCGCGGCGCCCTGGACCGCGGCCGCGACACTTCCGGGCGGCGATTTCCCCCCCGACGGGTTCAAGGCGCTGGTCGCCGAGACCTGCGCCCGGCGCCCCTGGCTCGATCGCGATCTGGCGCGCCGGCTGGTGCGCGCCTATGGTACGCGCGCGGAACGCATTCTCGACGGCGCGACCGGCATGGCCGATCTCGGCCGCGTTTTCGGAGCCGATCTGACCGAGCGCGAGGTCGTCTATCTGATGGCGCAGGAATGGGCGGCGAGCGCCCATGATGTGCTGTTCAGGCGTAGCAAGCTCGGCTTGCGGCTGTCGCCGGCCGAGCGGGAGGCGCTCGACGCCTTTATGCGCCATCCCCCGGCGGGCCAAGACGCGTCGCGGGCCTTGCAGGCGGAGAGCCGGTCATGA
- a CDS encoding integrase core domain-containing protein → MQKRIESCKGRLGDELLNETPFSFLAQARTAWANSRTDDSTARPYSQLGCQTPRPSPRLPNRLQKRLVRLSAE, encoded by the coding sequence ATGCAGAAGCGCATCGAAAGCTGCAAGGGCCGCTTGGGTGACGAACTGCTGAACGAGACGCCCTTCTCGTTCCTGGCGCAGGCCCGAACCGCATGGGCCAACTCGCGCACCGACGACAGCACCGCGCGCCCTTACTCCCAACTCGGCTGCCAGACGCCACGGCCTTCGCCACGGCTTCCGAACAGGCTCCAAAAGCGCTTGGTACGACTCAGCGCTGAATAA
- a CDS encoding DeoR/GlpR family DNA-binding transcription regulator encodes METITPRQREIVTLARSQGRVAVEDLAARYDVSAQTIRKDLNQLCEHRIMSRVHGGAVVASSVENLAYEARRFIARDEKIAIGRAAAALIPNDASLFINIGTTTEEVARALADHSGLLVITNNLHVATLLYPHPRIEVIIAGGPVRRSDGGVVGSAAVDLIRQFKVDYAVIGTSAIDPDGALLDFDYREVRVSQAIIENARQCVLVADSLKLERSAPIRIGHLRDIDVFVTDRMSSEPLRELCRVTGISVIETVGPEAPIENEG; translated from the coding sequence ATGGAGACCATCACGCCACGTCAGCGCGAAATCGTGACGCTGGCGCGCAGCCAGGGGCGCGTCGCTGTCGAGGACTTGGCGGCGCGCTACGATGTCAGCGCGCAGACCATCCGCAAGGACCTCAATCAGCTCTGCGAGCACCGCATCATGTCGCGCGTCCATGGCGGCGCTGTCGTGGCCTCCAGCGTCGAGAACCTTGCATACGAGGCGAGGCGCTTCATTGCTCGTGATGAGAAGATCGCGATCGGTCGCGCCGCTGCGGCGCTGATCCCCAACGACGCCTCGCTCTTCATCAATATCGGCACGACCACGGAAGAGGTCGCTCGTGCGCTCGCCGACCATAGCGGCCTGCTCGTCATCACCAACAACCTGCATGTCGCGACCTTGCTCTACCCGCATCCTCGCATCGAGGTCATTATCGCTGGCGGCCCGGTGCGGCGCTCCGACGGCGGTGTCGTCGGCTCGGCTGCGGTCGATCTGATCCGCCAGTTCAAGGTCGACTACGCCGTCATCGGCACCTCCGCGATCGACCCGGACGGAGCCCTGCTTGATTTCGACTATCGCGAGGTTCGCGTCTCGCAGGCGATCATCGAGAACGCCCGTCAATGCGTACTTGTCGCCGACAGCCTCAAGCTCGAGCGCTCCGCCCCGATCCGCATCGGCCATCTGCGCGATATCGACGTCTTCGTCACGGACCGCATGAGCTCGGAACCTCTGCGCGAACTGTGCCGTGTCACCGGGATTTCCGTGATTGAGACCGTTGGACCGGAGGCACCAATCGAAAACGAAGGTTGA